AATCAGTCCAGAATCCAGTAGCTTCGAAACCTCTTTTGAGTCAAATCTTTTCTGTTTACATTGAATTTATTCGTGTTTACAGGAGAAAAACCAAAGTATTACATTTTGTGACAAGGGACAAAAGTTTACGTGGTCTAATATTGGCTCGTAGTCCAGGGGACACGCGTTGCCTGTACAAGAGCTTCGCTAAAACCAAAGGAATTGTGATGGATGTGTATGGCCATAAAGAACACAATGCATTGGTAGAATGCGATAGGAAATACAGGTTAGTTCTTTTATTAACAGCTGGTTTTAGACTGACCCATGTAATCTACGCCAAAAAACTCTTTTTCGTACTTTTATCAAGTCGTACACCTATTAGTCTGTGAAAGTCCTCAATGACTTTGGCCcttttaaatatacctaatcaGTAGGTTGTTGGGAATGCAAATATCAAAGTTaaaggcagaagctagtcttttaatgaattttaagtACTTTACTAATTCTACTTTGACGTACATAACTATCGTacgtataaaatgaaataaccaGTCGTCTCTtctaatatttaacaaaatctcTTAGTAAAGTAATCTCATTAAACTCGCGAGATCGAGATTGCATTCCCTAATCGATAATCTATATTTGATGCGAGAAAATCGGACACAATCCCAAACAAGTAGACTATTTGTAGCAGTAATaagtcttaatttattattactcgTTTCAGCATACGTAACATCAATTCAATAGCATTAAAGTTTACGGACCAAGAAGTTTATTACATAACCAATTCGTCTGACAGCATGGGATTTGCCGTCAGCACAGGAGGAGCGTGGCAAAGATCTGGTATTAGTAAACACCAATATTGGATGTGTACTGGCAACATAGAAAACCAACCGCCAAGTGCTAAAGGAGGCATTGTCGCTTGCGCTTCCAATTTCCAAATATGGCGTgcatttgatattttaaaagtaactgAACCGCAATGTCCACCACTTGACATCGCTGATCTGTGATCTTCTAAATTTGATATGTAGGGGTATTGCgatttgtagttaatttggcCAAATCGAGTGAGGGCCTAAATTGAGTTGGTCCTAAAAGTGTGCCCTGTGAGACCCTATAATGAATTTACTATTTTGTTGTAGTTAGTgtttattctaataaaattatttttatggacaCTTCTGAAtgatatagtattttataatatttggatGGGATCATGATTGCgatgtagtttaaattaaaaataaaaaccttgtttatagacaaaatgtttattatacaacacaaacattatttacatGATTATGATTCATATCGTTTTAACACACAATAAgtgacgatataaaaacaaacaacacagaAAATCGTACAAACACTatagaaatatattatgaaacCTTGTTAAAATGGCTCCACTGGATCTAAGACGCTATAGTGTTTAATATACAGTTTTCATAATATTGAAACGCTAAGTTTCTTGGCACCATGTGAGCTTGAAAATACTTATGTACAATTcccacaaataaaacaatctttataatataagaatGCGCCGCTAAGCAAAGATTTTCAGTCACCGTTGAAGAAAAGGCACTATTCCAGTTACTACAACATGGAATATTGCTCTTAGAAACATCGTTCTATATAATAGCACTGCGAAGCGCTGCACCTCCGTCCTCCCGAGTCTTCGATATCATTGGGAACAACGGGTCGCTCAAACTTACAAAGTATGATTACATAGTATACTTAGGTACGGATAAATGAGTATAAATTGCAAAATCAGCCCGAATGGCaaacttaataaaacataaaattaaaactgactCGATTAAAGcatacaaataacaataaaatgattaGAAGTTAGTTTTTCGATGTGACAAAGTTTTGGACCCTTCACCTCAATATTGGTGATCGTGTGTAAAAATCAGACAAGGAATATTCACTCAAACATCAATAACAATTGATTAAATCCGTAACAAAACGACGTAAGCTTAacgttatgttattaaaaattaatactttacgtataaaatattttgattatcaAACTCATTCTCTCGAGTTAAGCAGACGTTCATACATTCTGTGCGGACATTATTGGAATATAACTTGATTGTGACATGCGATCTGTTTGGCAGTGAAAAAATTGGGGAGTTGTTTCCCTTCAGTGTGCGGCTCTCAGCGAGGGCATCCTAGTGAACCAGGAGTCTTGTTTCACCTTCAGATAGTAGGCGTCTCTTGGTGAAGGTACGGTAAGAGCGTCTTCTAGAATCTTTAGAGCACTGGTGGGTAGGATCTTGGCGCTGTATTCAGCCGCTTCTCCCGGCATAGTGACTGCACAGCTGGCGGTGCCAGCGCTTACTTCGGAGCTTGGGGTGTCGGGACGGCTGGAAAAGAGTAACGACATGACCATGAGTATaaattttaaactgacatagtcactaacTAACATTTTTAATCTAATGTTAGTATCAACACGAGTGTTTATTGAATTCTAAGAAAGATAAATGGTATCTAGATACCATAAAAACCTTAAAAGCATACGAATAAAACGACAACAATCAACGTACCTTGCGGGCTGGCTAGGTGGTTGTAACAGTGAGGGTGGCGAGTAGATCTCCTGCGTGGCTAGATCTGGTGCGTGCAGCAGTACAACGTGTAGCCTGCGCGCACGCAGGCCGGCACGGAGCGCCCGCGCAGCGCCCCACACGCCCCAGCGCGCGGCCGCTGCACCGGCACTGTTCTCACCCGTATCTCCTGCTTCGAGACGAGATAGGCTGTCGCAAGCTGTGTCTGATGTCAATcctgtaatgaaaaaataatattaatattattttagtgaaTTCTTTTATAGATAAGTGCATGAGAGACTAGATAAATCTTTGTTGCATCCACTATAAGAAAGAAATGTTTTGAAAGATGTTTGTAacgtgaaaaaaatatattttatcaatattacataTTGTGGAAATCGTCGGCTGTAGGTACATATCttctctaattttatttttcttaaaactgGCGATCATACGTTCAACTTACCAATATAAAACAGCCTGCCAGCATGCGGATGGTCAGCCGCAGCCGCAGCCAGCAAGGGAGAGAATGTCCTTGCGACGCGGAGAGCTCCCAGCACGTTGCCCCGCAGCGCCGCCTCCCAACATGTAGCCCCGCCGCGACCACTACTGCCTGCAGTGTTGATTACCGCCCAGATGCCTGGAAAAAGAGAATAGGGTGGTTTACAAAAGttcctagcttcactgacagacagactgacggacaattcaatttgatgtttcaaaagtgcctaatttaggattaatttaaataaatgctttgactttgacttccgACTTACTGTTTGGTCGAGAGGTCGCAAGATCAAATGCCCCGCAAGGGTTCTCTGATTTAAAAGCAAAAGGTTCATCACACGTTATATGGGATTTAGGTAACTCGTAACATAACTgacgaaaagtgggtgtaatatTATCGCACCGCACCTATATGCACCCTCTGCGTATCCGTTTGGGAAATTAAAGGGGTGTTTGGCaatagtttgttattttgttactgaATGGTTTGGTATTTAATCTAAAAACCTATCGACATATTTTAGAACTTACTATTCAGTGTTGCGAATGTGGGTACATATACAAGTAGTCGTCCAaagacttattttatttaccagcacaatgttaaaatataaaaaataaatttgcaaATAGCGCCACCTATGTTAAGATGCGCAATTGACGTCATCACTTTGTGTGAGTTGAATATCGCATTACATTGCCTGAGAGCTGGAAACGTGAGTAGGTATTATAAAGTCCGATAGATGGCGTTCTATTGATCcttaaaatgaaaacatataTTTGTGCGTAATTAAGTTttatcagtattttatttttatattttctgtatatgataaaagtacataaaatttCAAAGGATTCTCAAGGATCTTAATAAATCTTGAAGCATTATTTCGTCACCTACAAATAAGCACTGCTGGTGTAGTGGTATCATGCAAGATTCCCATTCTTGCgacccgggttcgattcccgggcagTGCACTTATCGTTTTGCACTTGTTTCTTCTGAAAATGGTATGCCCTCgtctttttttgtattttctaatGATTTTCAGAAAATCAATCTTAGTATAGACAACGCTACAACGTTAAATGTTTATGACAATGAAATGTAATGAAgtttgttttatctaaatagGTGGGTAGACCGTATTTTATCAATTTGACCTTAGctcaaatataattaaactttattttgtcGGTAATTGTATTACCATTTTAAGTACAAAGTTCCTATTCTCCCAATTGGTAACATATTGGGTTCAATTCTCGGATTAATgttattttcgaaaatgtatGATGCATGGTGCCTGAATCGAAAATCATGATGCATAAAGCATGGTGCCTGAATTTGGGCCATTGGGTTAGTTTAAGAAGGAGGTTGGCTGACTGTGACTTGTCACATAATAGGGGTAAAGTGGGTGttgtaattttaatagatattaacGGGTGCCTACGTCATccctttgaaaaataaaagacaagaCGATACATACCATGTTCTCCGGCGGGTAAATGCTGGGCAGTAGCTCTCGCGGCTTCCTCCAATAGATCTTCTCTAGCTACATCCAGCTCGAGGGTGACGAGCCTTGGCTTCGGCTGGTCATCGGGCGTGGTAGCAATATGGGCTTGCAGCCAGGATTCGGCCAGGCGGGCTCCAAGTCCACCTGTCCTGCAGCCGGCGATCACTCGCCAACCTCGACTGCTTAGGTATGTTGCGATCTGTGGAAGAAAATACTTTATAGTTAAGGAATAAGGTTGGAAATTAATTGGGGGTAACTGCTCGACTGCTTAGGTATGTTGTGATCTGTGGAAGAAAATACTTTATAGCTAAGGAATAAGgttggaaattaattaaattagattgGGAGTATCTAGATAGTTGCTGCTGTTTGATGCTAATAAAATCGAACAAAGAttagttttgtgtttgtgttcAGTGACAGTATTTCGTCTACATCATGAGATTTATTTATAGATCAGCTGGTTAAAATTGACCTACAGTTCCAATGTTCTTGAAGCTAAGACTTAGCCTAGAGTTATTGAATCAGGTTTCAGACCAAGTGGGTGTTGACCGTGTTGGCTACATGGTCCCTAAGTAATAACATTTTACGGCGATAACAAATTTAATACGAACACGAGGGAAGGTATTTATCGAGGTCCGATTTTGGTGGTATTTCATTATCAAAACTATTTGTAGGATATTTTACGgttgtttaatattaatctgACTGtttacttggctactgataaaactgccaaaactaccatgtttaataaaggatatctctgaacggactaagatatGAAATTTGGCGCTATAGTGACTTTTATTCAgcttaaaattacctatccaatgatctAACACACAGCTATTGAAAcgtgggaccaggatttgcatcctcctcTGTCCAGTTATGAAAGAAACGCCATGCTGTGAGCTGAATTTTCCATTTTCTGAATAATGTATTGTTTCAGTAAACTTACTTGTAATCCCAGTGCTGTATCAACAGATGTCACTAGCACTGTTTTAGCGCTGTCGGCTGGCAGCACTTCAGCCACCCTGACCTTCCTCAGCAGGTACAGCAGCAATGCCCCCACAATGGAGCATAGCGCCGCGAATTGTAAGCCGAGCGATAACCACGTGAGCGCGTCCATTTCTGGCTCAGTGTGCAAACATTATTTCTTACTCGATCTGTAACAAGGAATGGATTTTCATTAGTATTGTGGATAATTTTCTAACTATCGAATATCTGTCTGACAGGTAGTCCtgctataataatttataactacGATTATCTTATTGTTTGTCTCTCATAGACTCCCTAACACATCAACGCTTATTACTCGTACCTATTGCGTAGTTCagttattcaaatataattttatctattcGCAAAGATCTTACGATGAGTGTTCTCAGAATGTTGAAATCATCTCCAGAATTTGAGTTTTCGTTGCGTCATCTCATTGTTCTTTAATTagttatatttaattacatcaCCTCTGTAGCCGTAGGCGTAGTAAGTTAAACTGATGGCGTTTCTTACGGTTCAGAAGTAGGTTTTTAATGATAGGCATGAACAACACCCAATCTTGGGTGCTACAGCAATTGAAGATAGAACAATTTCCGAAACAACTCAATCATCGGTCACGAATCGTTACATAATTCGCGTAACTGATCAATTGCATACCAACTTATTAGATTAAGGAATCTGGGTTACGAATAATTGATTAAAGCGAAGCGTAAGATTCCATAATAAGTGCGTTTGTAGTAAAATTGCCACGCAATGAAGAATCGGAGTTATTTGACCTGGTTAGAACCGCGTGCGACGGTGGGAGTATACTTGATTCAATTAATGTTTGTGAAGAATTCTGTGTAACGGTTAACAATGTCAGTGTCAAGATCACAAGATTACATCAAGTTATTGTTTTGTGACGTAAAGATTATAACGGCgaagaaagtaaataaagataagAGGCAAATGTCTGACATTGAGATGAATGTCCTTGAAAAGAAGAATAAAGTGTGATGATACGAAGTATTTCGGGTTTAGGAAAGTTATTTCCATCTACAGATTTAAATAGTCTAGCGGGATGTCTCATCCTGCGTCCTAATCTAGCGTAGATTAGGACGAAATATAAATGTACAAAACGAGTCACGTTTTTTTTTGTCCTTAGTCTTCTAATCAGAAGCGGACATATCAGTCAATTTTTAAACGTTTGTTTGCAATCATTAGGTACATCCTTTTCAGTGTTTTCGTAGTTGTGAACATATGCAGCTTAAGACGTATTTTTAAATCTAAGCAAAACTATCCATCCTTATTTGTTAGAGCACTAAaagacaaatatttgtttgaaatagATGTGCATGAAATAGTCGATTGAGTGTAAGTTTGTTTACATCTATCGAGAAATGTGGTGGATGGTACGTTTCATAAACACCTTTATTATTGTGGtcactttatttgttattgttggCTGTATAGACAATGTATTTCCTATCATTTGGTGCTGTGGTTTTATTGTTCTTGTTGTCTATTTGATTTTCAGTTTATATTCCTAACCACGTTATAGGTTTTCATATATCTACATACTAAAATTCAAGGTATTTGAAACAACAGTTATTTATTGTAAGGCTGTTTTAAATGAATAGTCCAAATTGTATggttataaaattgtagaattaatttaatctttctTTACATATACCCAATTTTATTCATCATTTCCTGAATATGCAACTGGTATTTCTTAAATGATAATAAACCATGTGACATTAACTGAAGATTGAAACATAACATTCGAGCCTTATTAAACCCGGCAATTTGTACaatacaatgtacctactacctagtacctacttaaacaaataaacaactaTTGTATGCTACTCTTCTTACTTTGATTTATTAACCACAGCCGTCTGCACTACCATTGCCGGATGTCGATGCTTATGTGTAGGAAGAAATCCTTGACTCGCATCTTACAAaggaaatgaatattttttaacaaaaccatTAGCACCATGTGTATGTTTTTCCATTATTGTTTCTACGTCTATAATAGCACCCATGTTCTACGTTCGAACAATAGCAAATAAGCACATTCTCCTATTATTGTACTTACAGCTGCTGCATTTGCATCTCAATTTGTGTGTGTCTGTTTAATGTTTTCATTGTTGTTTTCTTGAGGAATATCTTTATAtaggtaagtttttaaactgatatggtcactaacaatatcattagaactcgaaacgggatatttgcaagcgccatgatcacggatgaactcgtGATGCGTGTgaagtttatccgtgatcatggggCTTGctacagtgccgaaatatcggaaactcattaaaattaaataaacatggtaaatatcccgtttcgagttctaagaATATCTTTATCTTCTATGTTTTCTTGATTTTATCTATTAAGCGACATTAGTATCTGAATTTGATCTACGGTTTCATTATAAACAGTCGATGCGGCTAACTGGTAATTCTTAATCACTCGAATAATGTCTATAAAATCATACATAAAGTTTCTCTCGACTTTccttatttaagtaatttactaTAACTACATCTAACTATGTTGTTACTATAAATTGCCTATGTATTTAAAAGCCAAATAAActcattatttctttacaatatctAACCGAAGCAATAAATGTTAATTACGTTTGCAAAGACAGTGGTTACAATTTTTATCGATGCTCATTGGAATGAAATAGTCGATATCAATGTACCGGCCATTACTGTTGAACAGCGGTTTCTCTCGTAATAGGCCCCTATTATTAGAAGAAAGTCCTTTTCTATTCGATCGACAGTCGCGTCGGTTCCGCATGAAAGCTGACCGGTAAAAACATTGGCACTTGTGACTGAGGTGCCAACATTTGTTGCTAAGTGGTTGCCATTTATACGTCGTTTTTCAACGATGTCGATTGATTGCCCTGCTTTGTGGTCTAAGAATTTATAGTCTTCTGTTTTACTCTAGACAAGGGTATACTTAAAGTGTATTTCATAGGCGGTTATCGTAAACTATTCCTAAAATAGAAAGGAGTTTTTGTGGTCTTTAAACTTACGTCTTATAATGTCTTTACAATAGGAAGAAAAGTTAAAATCGGCacttaaatacaaaacaaaacatcgtAAATCGGATGGCATGAGACTAATAGTTACATGAGGAGTGGAAGATGTTGTACCTATATCATTACGTGACATGATCCAACATACAGACGAACAAAAACGTGGGAGTTTCACACATTGTGaatattctttttgttttattcacaagATCAAGGTTAAACGCCGTAGGTGAAGAATTAGCGTCTTTTTAAAGACGAGTctgttttactaattaaaacCAACACATTTGTGAATTTAGAACTTTTTGGTACTTTAAATGGTCTAATTAAAGAACTAAATAGTAATAAACCGCTGAAAGACATACcaactaatttattatcattcTAAATCTGTCGCGTCTAATAAAGTTAATGCGTGTGCACTTTACTAGTTCACTTCTAAGATGTAATAAACCCCgatctttatttgtttctttgaaatctttgcttttgttttaagtagGCGGCATTGTGGCATTCGCttttgtagtaataaaatcAGTCCCTTTAAAAGATGTTCCTTTTGGATAACCTTCTATAGATAAAAATGTACAAAGTCGGAGTTCTCAAGGAGGTGTTTTAGGTCCAACAactaaaatgaatataaaacgtGAAATCAtgcaaaagaaattattttagtgtcAAAGTCACAAACACTTATCATAAACTATTATCACAGTTATAAAATTGCGACACACACAGTCATAAAGGTAGCAAAGTCAAGAAAAAATGTCCAATCATCACGCAATCTGCACTCAGCAAAATCTAAGATAAGACTAGAAACAGCTATCAACGGGCAGATCAAAGACTTGCATTTATATACAGCAGCTGAGATGACGATGATATTTTACAAACCGACATAGCCGGTTTGCATCGCTCCTGACTATAAAGCGGTTCAAGTGAGATCTCGGAATGGATGCTGTGCTAAAATTAGCATATCCTGCGAGTCTGTCGCGAGATATTCATCCCGTGTCCTGCTATTCGTTTTGCAATAAGATACGAGTACCATTTATACTTGTTCTCAGAAATGGGAGGCTGGATTTAGACGGTTATTGGAATCTCTATATGACTGTAATGGTTACGTGTGTCGAGCCGTAAAATCTTACGATCCATGACAAATTGCTTACAGCTGAGAACTGTTTCAGTGTCAAAGTTGGTAATGGCTTAAATAACTTTAGTGGACGGTTGTTTAATGTGCTTTGTTTTTCGGATGAACACAATAATGTTATTGGTTAAAAGTAATGTTGAATTAGTATTAgaatttttagaattattatttacaggAGACTTCAGAGCAGGA
This genomic interval from Spodoptera frugiperda isolate SF20-4 chromosome 6, AGI-APGP_CSIRO_Sfru_2.0, whole genome shotgun sequence contains the following:
- the LOC118267702 gene encoding uncharacterized protein LOC118267702; the protein is MDALTWLSLGLQFAALCSIVGALLLYLLRKVRVAEVLPADSAKTVLVTSVDTALGLQIATYLSSRGWRVIAGCRTGGLGARLAESWLQAHIATTPDDQPKPRLVTLELDVAREDLLEEAARATAQHLPAGEHGIWAVINTAGSSGRGGATCWEAALRGNVLGALRVARTFSPLLAAAAADHPHAGRLFYIGLTSDTACDSLSRLEAGDTGENSAGAAAARWGVWGAARALRAGLRARRLHVVLLHAPDLATQEIYSPPSLLQPPSQPASRPDTPSSEVSAGTASCAVTMPGEAAEYSAKILPTSALKILEDALTVPSPRDAYYLKVKQDSWFTRMPSLRAAH